Sequence from the Streptomyces sp. NBC_00440 genome:
CCGCCGTCGATCCGGCGGGCGACCCGCAGTTCGCGCGGGCGCTGCTGCCGCGCCGGACCGCTTTCGTGCGCTCGACGTCGTCCGAGCGGTCCGAGGGCCAGATCCTCGCCGCCAACGTCGACCACGCGATCATCGCCGTGTCGCTCGCCGTCGAGCTCGACCTCGGCCGGATCGAGCGGTTCCTCGCCCTGGCGTGGGAGTCGGGCGCCACGCCGCTGGTCGTCCTCACCAAGGCCGACCTGGTACCGGACCCCACCGGGCTCTCGTATCTCGTCGACGACGTCGAGACCACCGCACCCGGCGTACAGGTGCTGCCCGTCAGCTCCGCCACCGGCGACGGCGTGGACGTCCTGGCCGCCGTGGTCGCCGGGGGGACGAGCGTGCTGCTCGGAGCCTCCGGCGCGGGCAAGTCGACCCTGGCCAACGCCCTGATCGGCGCCGACGTGATGGAGGTGCAGGCCACCCGGGATGCGGACGGCAAGGGCCGGCACACCACCACCACCCGCAATCTGCTCGTCCTGCCCGGCGGCGGCGTCCTGATCGACACCCCGGGACTGCGCGGTGTCGGACTCTGGGACGCGTCGAGCGGGGTCAGCCAGGTCTTCTCCGAGATCGACGCGCTCGCCGATGGGTGCCGTTTCCACGACTGCGCCCATGAGTCGGAGCCGGGGTGCGCGGTCCTCGCGGCCATGGACGACGGCTCGCTGCCGGTCCGCCGCCTGGAGAGCTACCGCAAGCTGCTCCGGGAGAACCAGCGCATCCTGGCGCGGACCGACGCCCGGATGCGCGCCGAGATCCGGCGCGACTGGAAGCTGAAGGGTGCGGAGGGCCGGGCCAACATGGAGGCCAAGCGCGGCAAGGTCCGCAAACCCTGAACCAGCCGGGTCCCCGGCCCCGGGTGCGCTGTCCGTTTTCCGCCAGCCGGGGCCCGGAGACCGGGGCACACTGGTCTCGTGATGGATGAAGAGACCAGGTACGAGGCGGTGAGCAGCCGCGACGCGCGCTTCGACGGGGAGTTCTTCTTCGCGGTGCGCACCACCGGGATCTACTGCCGGCCCAGCTGCCCGGCGGTGACCCCCAAACGCCGGAACGTCCGTTTCTACCCGACGGCGGCGGCGGCCCAGGGCAGCGGATTCCGCGCCTGCCGCCGCTGCCGGCCGGACGCCGTGCCCGGTTCCGCCGCCTGGAACATCCGCGCCGACGTCGTCGGCCGCGCCATGCGCATGATCGGGGACGGGGTGGTCGACCGCGAGGGTGTGCCGGGCCTCGCGGTACGGCTCGGGTACAGCACCCGGCAGGTCCAGCGGCAGCTGACCGCCGAGGTCGGCGCGGGTCCGGTGGCGCTGGCCCGCGCACAGCGCTCGCACACCGCGCGCGTCCTGCTCCAGACCACCGGACTGCCGGTCACGGAGATCGCGTTCGCGTCCGGTTTCGCGAGCGTGCGGCAGTTCAACGACACCATCCGGAAGATCTACGCCCGCACGCCGAGCGAGCTGCGGGCCGAGGCCGCCACCGTCGTGCCGGGGGCCGCCGCCGGGACGGCTGCCGGTATCCCGCTGCGCCTCGCCCACCGCGGCCCCTACGCGGCACGGGAGGCCTTCGACCTGCTGGCACGGGAGACGATCCCGCGGATCGAGGAGGTGCTCGGCACGTCCGGCTCCCGCACCTACCGGCGCACCCTGCGGCTGCCGTACGGCTCGGGCATCGCCGCTGTCAGCGAGCGGTCGGCCGGGCGCTGGCTGGACGCGCGGATCCACCTCACCGATCTGCGGGACCTGACCACCGCCGTGCAGCGCCTGCGCCGGCTCTTCGACCTGGACGCCGATCCGTACGCCATCGACGAACGGCTCTCCGCCGACCCGCGCCTCGCACCGCTCGTCGCGCGCCGCCCGGGGCTGCGCTCGCCCGGTGCCGCGGAGCCCGAGGAGTTCGCGGTACGGGCGCTGGCCGGGCGGGAGAAGTCGCAGTGGCTGGTCGAGCGCTACGGCACAGCACTCGACCAGCCCTGCGGCGGCCTCACCCACCTCTTCCCCGCACCGGCCGAACTCTTGGCCGACGAGCCGTCGCTGGGCGCCGTGTCCGGCGTACGTCTCGACCCGGGGGCCGACCGCGACGAAGCCGAACAGGCGCTTCTCGCGCTGCCCGGCATGACCCCGCGGGCGGCGGCACTGATCCGGATGCGGGCGCTCGGCGACCCCGATGTGGCGCTCGCCGGTGAGCCGGGCGCGGAGATCTGGCGGCCCTGGCGCTCGTACGCCCTGCGGCACATCTGGCTCGATCAGCCGTGAGCACCCGGTCAGCCATGAGCACGTGAGCATCTGGCCGGCCGCGGGCGGCAGGGTGGCGGTGCGCCGGGGGAGTGCCTACCGGGTCACTCCAGGCCCCAGCTGTGGATCTTCGTGGGGCGGATGCGGATCAGCTCGTCGCTGAAGTGCGGGCCCAGCTCGTGCGGCCCGGTCAGCAGCTCGGCCTCACCTCTGATGTCCACCCCGCGCACCGACCACGGCTGCACACTCACGATGTCGTCCACGACCAGCGCGACCTTCGGGTTGGCCTGCAGATTCCGCCACTTCTTGGTGGTGCCGAGGGCGTACCCGCCGATCAGGATCGTCCCGTCCTCCTGCGGAAAGAAGCCGACCGGGTTCGCCTGCGGCTGCCCCCTGGGGTCGACGGTGGCCAGCCTTCCCAGGCGCTGGGTGGCGAGATACGCGCGTTCGGCATCGGTGAATTCACTCATGCGCCAAGCATCGCGCGCGGACCCCGCCACCGCATGGGTGGCGCGGCCCGGGTGCTGGTGGTGCCACGTGGTGTCACGTGGCGCCATGCGGTGCCACTGGATGCGCCACAGGAGGCGAGGCGTCACGTGGCATCGCATTGACTCGGATTGATGCCAGTGCGTTTCCGCAGGTCAGGGGTGTTCGACTAGCCCCGGCCGACAGTTGCCCCGCTTACGGCCTTGCGTATGGCGCCATAGTGGTGCCACTATGACGTCATGGACCTCACGCCGTATGTCGACACACTCCGCCGCGAACTCGCGGTGGCCGCCGAAGCCGGCGGCGAGGAAGCCCGCGAGCTGGCCGAGCGGCTCACCGCTCCCCTGGAGTCGGCGACCCGACTGGCGATGCTCAATGTGCTCTCCGCCGCGATGGACGAGATCACTCGTGAACTCGCCCCCGGGTCGGTCGACGTACGACTGCGCGGGCTCGACCCCGACTTCGTGGTGACGCGGCCGGCGGGCGGCGAGGCGTACGAGGACAGGAGCGGGCCCGCCGAGCTGCTCAAGGCCCCGGCACCCGCCGACGGCGACGACGGCGGCACCGCCCGTGTCAATCTGCGCCTGCCCGCCCACCTCAAGGCGCGGGCCGAGGAGGCCGCGAGCCGCGAGGGTCTGTCGGTCAACGCGTGGCTGGTACGAGCCGTGTCGGCCGCGGTCGACGGCGGCGCCCCGTCGCGTACGACGGAGAAGACCCGCACCACCCGGAGTACCGGACAGAGCTTCACGGGCTGGGTGCGCTAGCCCCGCCCAAACCACCGCAGAGCCACACCACTTCAAACCCAACCCACTTCAGACCCACACCACGTCCCACCAGCGGGGACGCCATGAAGACCCAAGAGGACGGGACAGCCATGCCTACTTTCGACGCTCCTTTCGCCACCCCCGAACCGATCTCGGCCACCGCCCAGGTGGACGCCGGATCCATCCGGTTCATCGCGACCGACCGTGTCGACACCGTCGTCGATGTGCAGCCCCGTGATCCGAAGAGGAACCAGGACGTACGGGTCGCCGAGCAGACCGAAGTGCGGTACGCGAGCGGTCTGCTGACCATCAGGACGCCCAAGCAGCGCTACATCATCGGGCGCACCGGCAGCGTCGACGTGACGGTCGAACTGCCCACGGGCTCGCGGGTGGACATGACCGGCGCCTGGGCCCAGGTGTACGGCGAGGGCCGGCTCGGCGAGGTCCGTGTGAAGACCTCGTCGGGCGACGTCCGCTTCGACACCACCGGGCCGCTGCATGTGGCGGCGTCCCACGGCAGTATCACCGTGGACCGCGTCGAGGGCCCCGCGGAGATGGCCACCAGCTCCGGCAGCATGCGCATCGGCACCATCGAAGGCGCCGCCGTCCTGAAGAACTCGCACGGCTCCACGACCGTCGGTGACGCGATGGGCGAACTGCGGGTCAACGGCTCCAACGGCGACATCTCCATCGAGCGCGCCCGGACCTCGGTCACCGCGGCCACGGCCAACGGCGCCGTGCGCGTCGGCGATGTCTCCTGCGGCACCGTCAAGTTGGAGACCTCCCACGGTGCCATCGAGATCGGCATCCGTGAGGGCACGGCCGCCTGGGTCGACGCCGGCTCGGGTTTCGGCAAGGTGCACAACGCGCTCGGGGCGTCCGACAGCCCGGACAAGACCGAGGACACCGTCGAGGTCAGGGCCCGTACGAGCTACGGCAACATCGACATCCGCCGCGCCCGGGCCTGACCCGTCCGATCTCCTGAGGATCACGGCCACTTCACCGTTCAGCACGCCTTCGAAGGGGAGGACCCCATGCATTCTGTTGTCATGCCCACGCTCAGGCGGGGAGGTCAGCAGCCGGCCGCCGCCGTCTTCGCCACCGATCTGTGCAAGTCGTACGGCGACAAGACCGTCCTCGACGGCATCGATCTGCGGATCCCGCCCGGCACCGTGTTCGCGCTGCTCGGGCCGAACGGCGCCGGCAAGACCACCACCGTGCAGATCCTGTCCACGCTCATCTCCGCCGACAGCGGCCGGGCCCAGGTCGCCGGCCACGACGTCGTCACGTCGCCGGACGGTGTGCGCGCGGCGATCGGCGTCACCGGGCAGTTCGCCGCACTCGACGACCTGCTCACCGCCGAGGAGAATCTGCTTCTCATGGCCGACCTGCTGCGCCTCGGCAAGCGCGAAGGACGCAAGCGGGCGGGGGAGTTGCTGGAGCGGTTCGAGATCGCCGACGTCGCGCACAAGCGCGCCGCGTTCTTCTCCGGAGGGATGCGGCGCCGGCTCGACCTCGCCATGACGCTGGTCGGCGACCCCCAGGTGATCTTCCTCGACGAACCGACGACCGGTCTTGACCCGCGCAGCCGCCGCACCATGTGGGAAACCGTGCGATCGCTGGTCGCCGGCGGCGTCACCGTCTTCCTCACCACCCAGTACCTGGAGGAGGCCGACCAGTTGGCGGACCGGATCGCGGTGCTCGACCGCGGGCGGATCGTCGCCGAGGGGACGGCCGACGAGCTCAAGGCACAGATCCCCGGCAGTCATGTACGCCTGCGGTTCAGCGGCCCCGACGAGTACGAGCGCGCAGCCGCCGCCTTCCCCGGCGCGGCCCGGGACGACGACCAGCTCGCCCTGCGCGTCGCGGGCGACGGCGGCCTCGATGCGCTGCGCGCCCTGTTCGACCGGCTCGACACAGCCGGTATCCGTGCCACCGGCTTCTCCGTGCACACCCCGGACCTCGACGACGTGTTCCTCGCGCTGACCGGCGGCGGCAGCACCAACACCGCGCTCCATGTGAAGGAGACCCACGTGAACGAGGCCCATGTGAAGGAGACCGCGCGATGAGCACCCTCACCTACGCCGTGCACGACTCGATGACGATGCTGCGGCGGAACGTGAAGCACGCGATCCGCTATCCGTCCGTGGGGCTCGGCAGCGCCATGACGCCGATCCTGATGCTGCTGCTGTTCGTGTACGCCTTCGGCGACTCGATCGGCGCCGGCATCGGCGGCGGCCGGGACGCGTATCTGAACTATCTGACGCCCGGCATCATCATCATGGGGGTGGCCGCCGGCTCGATGTCGACCTCGATCGCGGTCTGCACCGACATGACCGAGGGCATCATCAACCGCTTCCGCACCATGAACATCACGCGCTCGTCGTTCATGACGGGGCATGTCATCGGCAGCGTCGTCCAGACGATGCTGAGCGCCGTGCTGGTCGTCGGTGTCGCGCTCGCCGTCGGCTTCCGGTCCGGGGCGACCCCGCTGGAGTGGCTGGCCGCGGCCGGCCTCCTCGCGGCCATCGCCTTCGCGGTGACCTGGCTGTCCACGGCGCTCGGTCTGATCTCCAAGACCGTCGAGTCGGCGAGCAACAAGCCGTTGCTCGTCCAGTTCCTGCCGTTCCTCGGCTCGGCGTTCGTGCCGGCCGGGTCGATGTCGCCGGGCTTGCGCTGGTTCGCCGAGTACCAGCCCTTCACGCCGATGACCGAGACGCTGCGAGGCCTGCTCTCCGGCTCGGAGATCGGCAACGACGGCTGGATCTCGCTCGCCTGGTGCGCCGGTATCGCCCTGGTCGGCTACGTCTGGGCGCGGTCGCTCTTCAACAGCAGCACCAAGCGCTGAGCATCCGGCCGCGCGAGGGCGGGCCGCTCACTCACCGGCAGGGAGTGAGCGGCCCGCCCTCGCGTCCGTACTCGGGGTCTGTACGGGCTCCGGGTCTGTCCGCGCTCAGGGCCTGAGTACGGACAGCAGGCCGTACCCGTCGCGGTGGCCTCCCGCTGTTTCAGGCGGGCAGGCCCCAGCGGGCGGCCTGTTCGTTCGGTGTGACCGGCCGCACCGTCAGATCCGGGCGGTCGCCCGCCGCGGTGATGAGCGCCGACTCGCCCCTGCGGAGCGTGATGACGACGGTGCCATCGCCCGCGTCCTCGTAGCGCAGCGCGTGCCCGTGGCCGTCGCGTACGTCGACGGGTCCCGTGATCCCATGGCGCACGGCACATGGTGCGCCTGCCTCACTGGTCACCCTGACCCAGCGGTTCACCCCCTTCTCCCG
This genomic interval carries:
- a CDS encoding DUF4097 family beta strand repeat-containing protein, producing the protein MPTFDAPFATPEPISATAQVDAGSIRFIATDRVDTVVDVQPRDPKRNQDVRVAEQTEVRYASGLLTIRTPKQRYIIGRTGSVDVTVELPTGSRVDMTGAWAQVYGEGRLGEVRVKTSSGDVRFDTTGPLHVAASHGSITVDRVEGPAEMATSSGSMRIGTIEGAAVLKNSHGSTTVGDAMGELRVNGSNGDISIERARTSVTAATANGAVRVGDVSCGTVKLETSHGAIEIGIREGTAAWVDAGSGFGKVHNALGASDSPDKTEDTVEVRARTSYGNIDIRRARA
- a CDS encoding DNA-3-methyladenine glycosylase 2 family protein encodes the protein MDEETRYEAVSSRDARFDGEFFFAVRTTGIYCRPSCPAVTPKRRNVRFYPTAAAAQGSGFRACRRCRPDAVPGSAAWNIRADVVGRAMRMIGDGVVDREGVPGLAVRLGYSTRQVQRQLTAEVGAGPVALARAQRSHTARVLLQTTGLPVTEIAFASGFASVRQFNDTIRKIYARTPSELRAEAATVVPGAAAGTAAGIPLRLAHRGPYAAREAFDLLARETIPRIEEVLGTSGSRTYRRTLRLPYGSGIAAVSERSAGRWLDARIHLTDLRDLTTAVQRLRRLFDLDADPYAIDERLSADPRLAPLVARRPGLRSPGAAEPEEFAVRALAGREKSQWLVERYGTALDQPCGGLTHLFPAPAELLADEPSLGAVSGVRLDPGADRDEAEQALLALPGMTPRAAALIRMRALGDPDVALAGEPGAEIWRPWRSYALRHIWLDQP
- a CDS encoding ATP-binding cassette domain-containing protein; amino-acid sequence: MPTLRRGGQQPAAAVFATDLCKSYGDKTVLDGIDLRIPPGTVFALLGPNGAGKTTTVQILSTLISADSGRAQVAGHDVVTSPDGVRAAIGVTGQFAALDDLLTAEENLLLMADLLRLGKREGRKRAGELLERFEIADVAHKRAAFFSGGMRRRLDLAMTLVGDPQVIFLDEPTTGLDPRSRRTMWETVRSLVAGGVTVFLTTQYLEEADQLADRIAVLDRGRIVAEGTADELKAQIPGSHVRLRFSGPDEYERAAAAFPGAARDDDQLALRVAGDGGLDALRALFDRLDTAGIRATGFSVHTPDLDDVFLALTGGGSTNTALHVKETHVNEAHVKETAR
- the rsgA gene encoding ribosome small subunit-dependent GTPase A; its protein translation is MSFSSFSQASSASAHPLAAYGWDADWEAEFAPYAEQGLLPGRVVRVDRGRCDVITTAGPVRADTEFVVPRDPMKVVCTGDWAAVDPAGDPQFARALLPRRTAFVRSTSSERSEGQILAANVDHAIIAVSLAVELDLGRIERFLALAWESGATPLVVLTKADLVPDPTGLSYLVDDVETTAPGVQVLPVSSATGDGVDVLAAVVAGGTSVLLGASGAGKSTLANALIGADVMEVQATRDADGKGRHTTTTRNLLVLPGGGVLIDTPGLRGVGLWDASSGVSQVFSEIDALADGCRFHDCAHESEPGCAVLAAMDDGSLPVRRLESYRKLLRENQRILARTDARMRAEIRRDWKLKGAEGRANMEAKRGKVRKP
- a CDS encoding PPOX class F420-dependent oxidoreductase gives rise to the protein MSEFTDAERAYLATQRLGRLATVDPRGQPQANPVGFFPQEDGTILIGGYALGTTKKWRNLQANPKVALVVDDIVSVQPWSVRGVDIRGEAELLTGPHELGPHFSDELIRIRPTKIHSWGLE
- a CDS encoding toxin-antitoxin system HicB family antitoxin; the protein is MDLTPYVDTLRRELAVAAEAGGEEARELAERLTAPLESATRLAMLNVLSAAMDEITRELAPGSVDVRLRGLDPDFVVTRPAGGEAYEDRSGPAELLKAPAPADGDDGGTARVNLRLPAHLKARAEEAASREGLSVNAWLVRAVSAAVDGGAPSRTTEKTRTTRSTGQSFTGWVR
- a CDS encoding ABC transporter permease, producing the protein MSTLTYAVHDSMTMLRRNVKHAIRYPSVGLGSAMTPILMLLLFVYAFGDSIGAGIGGGRDAYLNYLTPGIIIMGVAAGSMSTSIAVCTDMTEGIINRFRTMNITRSSFMTGHVIGSVVQTMLSAVLVVGVALAVGFRSGATPLEWLAAAGLLAAIAFAVTWLSTALGLISKTVESASNKPLLVQFLPFLGSAFVPAGSMSPGLRWFAEYQPFTPMTETLRGLLSGSEIGNDGWISLAWCAGIALVGYVWARSLFNSSTKR